In the genome of Nycticebus coucang isolate mNycCou1 chromosome X, mNycCou1.pri, whole genome shotgun sequence, the window aataaagaaagtaatCTAACTTacaatcactaaaaaaaaaaaaaataataaatttatccaaaaaagagaaagatctctacagtgaaaactgtaaaacactgatgagaaaaattgaagaggacacatacacacacagaaatggACAGATATTCCATGTTTATGGAATGGAAGAATaacatattgttaaaatgacaatattatcctaagcaatctacctattcaataaaacctctattaaaattacaatgttgatcctcacagaaatagaaaatcaataaTAGGTGAGTCAAAATCCCCTGCAAAGCTCTTCCCTCCTTACTTGGACCTACCCCAAAGGTAATTCTGGTACTTTCCAACCTTTTGTGCTAGAACACCTTCCGTGCAATTTATGGGGGAGGGATGTTCTCAAACAATTGGGCATGCTGCTTGTCAGCCCAAATGAAACTGTATCTAATCTGATATTTAACAAGGTTTCAATCCCCTATCAGGGATGGGTAAACATGCTCAGGGAATAACCCAGCCTTTGCAACCATAACCATGGCCCCCACACCAGGGCCTCAATTTTGAGCCTTTTCCTTCAGGCCACTGATTGCAGCTGTTCAACTGACTGTGAATACTATTAAATGGAAAACATCTGACCCAGTCTAGGTAGATCAGTGGCCTTTGACTCAAGAAAAACTTCAGACATCTGAGACATTGGTACAAGAAAAACTGGACCTTGGTTGTATTGAGCCCTCTAATAGTCCTTGGAATACAcctatttttgttattaagaaaaaattaggaaaatggcAGTTGCTACAGGACCTTCATGCGGTTAGTGCTACTACGGAGGTTGTGGGATCCTTGCAGCCTGGATTACTATCCTCTGTTGCCATCCCTAATTCCTGGCCTGCTTATGTTATTAATCTTaaggattgttgggtttttttctagagagtttcactttatagcccacagtagagtgctgtggcgccccacagctcacatcaacctccaactcctgcgcaaTGGGCATGCTCCTTCTGGCTCCAATCCCATACTTCATTTTTCTGAGTGAAACATGACTTTTTACAGGTTTCCACAACCGCAAACCATCACAGTGTGGGTATTTCCTCCAGCTTCTTTACCTCCCTCCCCCTTATTAGGGCATGAACATTCTTTTGATGATTTCCTACCCCCATGCAGAGGTTTTTCTTATGCCTCTGGAGCTATCCACAAGATTTTTGGCACCTCCTTTTCTGTGTACAACTGACCCTGTCcctttttggctgttgtgaatagagCCAGGTCCCCTtctttgttgctctcagtggTGGGGCAACTCCTCCAATCGGGAGGGGCCACTGGGGACTGTACTATGACAATTTTGTCTAACCTTGGAGGTCAGTTGCAATCAGGTCTTTGGTGAGCTGCCATTGCTTCTGGCCCAATAACTTTCACACATCTTACTGTGGAGGAAAAGTCTAATAAGCAAACCTTGTATTTCAAGGCATGTGTAAGACACCCCTATGCTTTTTAACAGGTCCTTTAAACATTGCAATGAAGCCTCATATGTTTCCAGAGGAAGGCTCTGTGGTTACTGAGAGTATGTTGATGTTGTCACTTGCACTAATTGTAACCTAACTAATTGTCTTTCTAGCATCCAGCAGTACCATGATATTGTTTTGCTGTAGCAGCCCCATTTTGTAATGATTCCAGTACATGTGAATAGCATGTACTGGAACCTGGGTATCAAGTTTTGCAGCTATTAGTTGAGCAGCTTAAATGCACTAAGTGTTTTTTGGGCATATTAATTGCTGGAATTATTTCCCTTATAACTACTGTAGCTGCAGCCGGCTACTGCCGCTGTAACTCTTACTAAATCTATGTAGACTGATCATTGTATAAATGCTCTTTCTAAAAATGTCTCAACTACTTTgggcatttagaaaaaaaaaattgtaaaattgaagaaaaacttAATGCTCTTTATGAGGTAGTCCTGCTTCTAGCACAAGTTGAAGCCCTTAAAGTCCATCTTCCTCTATGCTGTCATGTAGAGTTTGAGTGGATCTGTGTTACTGCCTATAAATATAATGTCACTGAGTGGAGTTGGAATCATGTCCAGCACCACTTGCAGGGCATTTGCACTTCTAACAACTTTTCAGTGGATATTGTTGCCTTGCATTCACATGTCCTGTCTATTCAAAATGCTTATTTACACGTATTGTCACCCCAAGAAGTGGCCACAGCTATaaagcagttttgttttgtttttttttgttactatCTTTATACCATCAATAGCTTTCACTTATGTGATACATGCCCTTATTGGATTGGTGGTAATGGTTTTGATCTTGTTGTGTGTATTTCCTGCAGCCCTCTGGAGAGCCTTCACAGAAGTCCAAGGATTAAAGGCCAATCTTCACTGCATGTGCTTAGAAATAAGAGAGGGGGGAGCTGTTGGGAGCCGATTTCCTGGGAGGCAAGGTCCCCCAGCTTGGGGAAATGTACTCACATCAAGGACCGAGTGCAAATCTGGCCTCAGCAGTTTTCCTGTTATGGCTGGTTCCTGAACCAGATTAGAATGGAGCCATGCCCCTTTGGTCAGCAACAGACTGCTGAGAGTGCTATTTTGCCCGTAGGctatttttaatcaagttatgcaaTTATTACAAGATCATGCCTTCAAGCTACTGTATATAAAGCTGTGCAATAAGGCTAATATTGTTTGTTCCTATTGAGGAAAATCCCTCCTGAACCTgctattctctgtctctcttttctatCCCATGCCGTTCTGCTCCCAGGGTCTCTAATAACCTTTGCCAGACATGTTCCCAGCaagagagaacccagaaatatattcacatatttgTAGTcaacatattttcaaaaaaagcaCCAAGGACAGGATACAGAGAGGCAAGGActgtttcttcaataaatggtgctgagaaaactggatgtCCATGTGCAGAAGAGTTGAATTATTAATGAATCCCTAGTTCTCAGCATATAcacaaatcaactcaaaatggattgaagacttaaatgcAAGACTCTaaattataaaactactagaaaaatTGCAGTAATGCCTCATAACATTAGTCTTAGAGAAGATACTATGATTAAGACTTCAAAAGCCTAGGTAACAAAAGCAAAGTCAGACAAATGAGATTATGTCAGACTAAAATACTCTGTATAGTAAAGAAATTAATCAACAGTGTGAAAAAATATCTTGCTGGATGGGAGAATAACTTGCTGGATTGTATACTATTTATCAAATAAGAGATTTAGATCCATAATATACAAGGAATTCAAATaattaaacagtaagaaaaaataatttagctgggttcagtggctcatgcctataatctagcactttgggagatcaagatgggaggattgcttgtggccagaaatttgagaccagtgtgaacaagagaaagactccatttccagaaaaattaaccaagtgtggcagttcatgcctatagtcccagctattttggaggatgagacagaaagattgcttaagcctagtTGTCTgagattgcagtaagctatgatgatgcccgtgcactctagcctgggtgacataaagagagagaccctgtctcaagaaaagcaaATAAGCTGATTAAAATATGGGCATATGATTGAATagtcatttctcaaaaaaagacaaacaaaaggccaacaaatatataaaaaaatgttcaacatcaactttcatcaggaaaatgcaaatcaaaatcatagtAAGATATCATCTCATCTCAGCTAAAGtagctattataaaaaaaagataaaaaataacaaatgctggtgaggatgcagagtaAAGAGAACTCATAAATTGTTAGTGAGTATATAAACTAGTACAGAcactatgaaaaatagtatggagtttcctcaaaaagcTGACagtagaactaccatataatccagaAATCCATTTTGTGGgtatatttcaaaaggaaaagaagtcagtatgttgaagagatatctgcacttctATGTTTGTTGCAGCACTGTAATAGCAAAAATGTGGAATTAACCTGAGTGGcaatcaacagatgaatggataaagaaaatgtggtatatatacacagtagaatactattcagccctaacAAAGAATATCTTGTCATTTGTGATGGCAGAGATGATCCTAGACATTACGTGAAGTCAGATAAATTAGATACAAAATGATGAATATCACATATTCTCACTTATATATgtgtaaaggaaaataacatcCTCAAGACCTTTTCTCCTAACTCCTCATgtaaatggagaaacaagaatccaatgtactcaattctaatatcaagccagtagatgacctaattcatatccacataagagaaaaactcaaaggttgagtaatataggtactagttcctctttaaaggtttggtagaattctgacgtgaagccatctggtcctggactttacttcttagggagattttgtatggttcatgctatttcagaacttgatataggcctgttcaacatttccacttgattctggctatctcaagaatggaagaaaaagtatccaatgtactcagccctactataaaactaatttatggctttcatatgaaagctatagccaagttataacctaagaatatggggaagggggagatggaggggagggaggggggataatgggtggagggagggtgattggtgggattatgcctacggtgcatcttacaagggtacatgtgaaacttaataaatgtagaatataaatgtcttaacacaataactaagaaaatgccaggaaggctatgttaaccagtgtgatgaaaatatgtcagatggtctataaaaccagtgtatgatgccccatgatcgcattaaagtacacagccatgatttaataataaaaaaaatactcaaagcaATTcaaggcagggggaggggagacaatGGAGctggtagagggaaggagggagagggatgggggtaATTGTGTATGGTACACTTCtagggggcaggacacaactatatgagggactttacctaacaaaagcaaatagtgtaacctaattctttctaccctcatttaatcttaaagaattaataagaaaaaagggggtggggaggtcaAGCATGGTGGCTGAGTCATGCAATACCCCTCTCTCAAATGAATCGCTCTTACTAATGTTATGCTTCAGCCAGATCCCCAGAAACAAGACAAGATCAAGCATTCTTCCACCTATCCATGATACTATGTATCTACATAATTGATGCTCCCTTTACTTCCTTTTTGTCTTCTATCATTTGTCTTATCTTATGTAAAATACAGATTTCCAGGGCCTCACTGCCCACTTCCTTcaaacatttttcaatttttgttccCTATCCCCTTTAAAAACTTAGTCTTCAAGTCCTACTTTGAAAAAAGAGCCACAACTGTGTCTTGGTTTGTGTTTTTCCCAGGCACTCAAACTTTAGCTTAATAAAACTTCATTGGTTAAAATGTTGCCCCAATCACATTTTTTGAGTTGTCATGCAGAAGCCACAAAAAGTGgatctcatagaagtagaaaGTTGAGTGGTGGTTACTTGAGGATGGGAAGGGGAATGAAGAGGAGGATAAGGAAAAGTTGATCAATGGATACAAAATTATAGGTAGATATGAGGAAgaagttctagtgttctataaTACTTTAGAGTAACTATAgtaaacaataatttattatatttttagaatttccaAAAGAGAGGTTTTTTTATATTATGGGGGGCAAGTGCCATTTGGTTTCGTGGATACAGTGAGTATTGGTGAAATCTCAGCTTTTAGTGTAACCATCACCTGAAGTCTGTACATTGTACCCTTTAAGTAATTTTTCATACCGTTACTCCCTCTTTTTCTTcaggttttaaaactttttatttccatattttaaaaatgtgcattccAATAATCAAAATCAtttgaacaacaacaaccaccatgACAAAAGATGGCACTCTGATTAAAATGCATTTGTACAGACTATAAGAAACCTTGATCTAGCTTGGTTTTACTCTACATTTCACTGTTGTACTACCTTGTTTCTTTCTTCACCAACATGCAAGTTCATTTCCTTTCCTGCCAGCCAGACAGGCAGATAGTTGCAACAGGTGGACCTTCATTGTCAGTAGTTTTGGATACTTCAATGTGAAAGTTCTGGATACTTTGATAAACTTTTAAACTTGATCCAACCTCTTTGTACCTTACAAAGTTAAATGTTGAAAAGGCGATGCTTGTGGAATGTAAGTATATACTGTCAGTACTCTCTTTATGAATCGCCTGCTCGCTTCTCCAGTTCCATCATTTCTTTGAAAGGCAATggacttttcttttgcatttctgtcTTCAATTTTGATTTATCAGATTTCTCAATCTCAGCCTTATTGGATTTGTCAGACATAGTTGCAGAGGAAGCGGAGCAAGGGTTGAAAGCAACAAGGATATGATCTGTACAGTGGCCGCTGCCAAATACCCTTTACTCTCCTACTCTGTCACCCTTTTGAAACTCCAAGGTCCACTATTCTACTTTAAGTCAGGATTTTGAATCTTACCAATacaaattaatgacaattatttgAAGTGATGGAGATGCTAATCACATGGATTTGATCATTACATTGTAAACATGTAGAAAAATATCACATTAGACacaatatacacattttatacaataaaattacaataataatataacaaataaattgattatatgccaaagaaaaatatatattgaaattccaaacattttaaatttgcaattaaaattgaaaatgaaaaagaaaagcataaaacaGCCCTCTATGTCTCAAATTCCAGCCTATAAATATTACACTAGACCTATTCCTTTCATTAgaatttctccattttatttctaaTCTCACAAATTGCTCCTCCTTCATGCTATTCTTACAAGATCATGTGGTGGGGGCAGGTAGGATTACCAACAGTGTTGAGAGAGGGTCTGAAAAGATTTCAGTTACAGGATTATCATGAACTTCAAACTGAAATCTGAGCcaactttctccattttttttatttaaagataactgtatacattaatgcatttatggggtataatgtgctgattttatatacaatttggaatgcttacatcaaactggttaacatagtcttcacctaACTTACTTACTcgttgttttaagacatttatgctctacgCTTAGTAGACTTGACATATACCCtcgcaatatgcaccataggtgtggtcccaccgtttagCTTCCCTCCATCCAacattccccttccctcctttcatcctcctcttccccccttcatcctgggctatagttgagttttatctttcatatgaaagtatgggtgattataaactggtttcatgatagtactgaatacattgaataatttttcttccattctggagatactttactaagaagaatatgctccagctccatccatgtaaacatgaaaaaggaagtctccatctttttttaaggctgcataatattccatggtgtacatataccataatttgttaatacattcatgggtcaatgggcacttgggctgcttcgatgacttggcaattatgaattggcctgcaataaacattctagtgcaaatatctttattgtaaagtgatttttggtccgcTAGATATATACCCattagaggaattgcaggatcaaatggtaggtctacttttagttgcctatgtgttctccaaactcctttccaaaaggaacatattggtatgcattcccaccatcagtgcagaagtgttcccttttctccatatccaagccaaacatctgtagttttaggattttgttatgtaggttactcttactggagtaagatgatatctcaatgtggttttgatttgcatttctctgataattaaagatgttgTTTCATCTCTTCTCTTACCTTCTAATGCTACcatctttttctcattctcacTGAATATCTCATATCTCACTGAATGTCTTGTACTGTAAGTTCTCAAACTTGAAAGAAACCAGTTGTCCATTTCCCACACTGTGTTCCAGTTCCCAGGGCATTTTCATATGTAGTTTTCTATTAGATATAGTCTCAGCTGGGTTCTCAGTGCTATTTAACAGCTTTCCGTGGATATTGTTCCTTTCCTTTacagtatttttctaaaatattactaCTCTAAAGTCCTCTACTCTTCTTTTTCTGAGGAAATTACTTAATTTTCTACATAACAGAAAAGATAGACTTTAATTTCCATAACATTGCTCTCTACAACCTCCAAAATAAGTGTATCTTTGcctattcttatttctttttataaatttatttgcaattttgtgaactctgtctcactctgttgccttaggctataatgccatggcatcagcctagttcacagcatcctcaaactcctgcattcaaatgatcctcctgcctcagcctcctataccTGGGAaaacaggtacccaccacaacactaagcttttgttttctattttaagtagagatggggtttcttcTCCTGATCACACTGctattgaactcctgagatcgagtgatcctcccaccttgaccttccaAGAATGTTAGGATTGATTAtaaacatgagccactgcattcagctttacttgtaattttttttattaagtcatagctgtgcacatgaatacaatcatggtgtacaatgtgtaagttttatatattatgtgtatatatatatatatatatatatttttttttgcagtttttgggtgggtttgggtttgaacctgccacctccagcatatggggttggcaccctactctgctgagtcacaggcacagccccaatttcaaatattttcatcaaactggttaacatagccttcatggcattttcttagttattgcgttaagatttttatattctgcacttagtaaatttcatatgtacctttgtaagatgcaccggtgTGGTCCCaaaaattaccctccctccactcatcctccctcctcccctcccctccctctccccttcttcttgggctttcatatgaaagctataaattggtttcatagtagggctttcCTTTACttgtaatttttatcaaaattctatgaaaacatgaaaagacaaataattctataaacattattttaaaaaaacccagCTGTCTCTTACTTGTGTTCACTTGAACTATTAACCACTCCCTTGCAATAGTCACTATAGCACCCTTATCTaattcttttgtaaattttttatttatttatttattattaaatcgtagctgtgtacattatgcaatcatggggcaccatacactggttttatagaccatttgacacatttttttttttgaacataaaataaattttatttttaaaaaagagtttgcatttattttttatttttttattaaatcatagctgtggacattagtatgatcatggggcaccatacacttggttcatagactgttcgacacattttcatcacactagttaacatagccttcctggcattttcttagttattttgctaagacctttacattccacatttagtaagattcacatatacccttataagatgcacagcaggtgtaatcccattaatcctcctccctccacctccatcccattaatccccctcccctccctttccccgttctccctattcttaggttgtaactaggttatagctttcatgtgaaggtcctagattagtttcataataagggtgagtacattgggtactttttcttccattcttgagacactttactgagaagaatatgttccagctccagccatgtaacCTTAAAGAgttaaggtctccatctttttttaaggctgcatagtattccatggtgtacatataccacaatttattaatccattcatggattgatgggcacttgggctttttccatgacttagcaattatgaattgggctgcaataaacattctggtacaaatatttttattacggtgtgatttttggtcttctgggtatatgcccagtagaggaattacaggattgaatggcagatctatttttagatctctaagtgttctccatatatctttccaaaaggaatgtattaatttgcaattccaccagcagtgcaaaagtcttcctttttctccacatccacgccaacatctctggtcttgggattttgtggtataggctagtctcactggagttagatgatatctcaaagtagttttgatttgcatttttctgatgattaaagatgatgagcagtttttcatatgtctgaaggccacgcacctgtcttcctcagagaagtttctcttcaagtcccttgcccagcctgcgatgggatcccttgttcttttcttgctaatgtgtttgagttctctgtggattctgctggttgattcttttgtaaatttttctccattcatctAAGTAAGTAAGAAGCTATTgcttctttactatttttttttatttattttgaggcatgCTCTATTGAATTGTCTCCAACAAAGATGaggatttttctctttcacaaTCATGATTTCCCAACTTCAGTCACACAGCTAGGTAACTTCCTGATATCTTATGTctatattataattttgtttatatcaATATACAATGCCTACATTATTATGTTCAGGTAAGGCTATTCGCAAATTGAACCACGGAGTCAACTATGATTACTTTTCCATACTGAACAAttctaatttttctgaatttagtAACTGTCTTATTCACTAGGTTTCCATATGCTTATAAATAGTTCAACCCAAGTTTTGTACTATAGTTCTCAATCCTTCAAGAAGTACAGACACatcaaatatttaacaaatttaaatccttgatgaaaacttcccaaataatTTCAATTTGTATCAGTTGTCTTTATGTATACtgaaaatatttctcccattttagGGGCtctcacttcattttctttaaggTGTTCTTTGAAGTAcaaagttttcaattttgatgaaatcaaatttatgtatttttttcatttgaaaaatcaatGCCTAACCCCAAGTCATAAAGTTTTAcaactatgttttcttctaaaggttttatagtttcaatttCCACATTTAGGCCTCTAATCCATTGtaggctaatttttatattttggatgaGGTACAGGTCTGATTTTATTCCTTTCCATGGATTATCAGGTTTTCCTAGCACCATGTGTAGAAAAGGCCATTCTCCCCTTTCCATTCCAATTGAATTATCCAATGGTTAGTCTGTTAAAAATCAATTAACCTTAAATTTAAGTGTTTATATGTGAACTCTCAAGAATTTTGGCATGTAAAGTgaggatttatgtatatttttatatcctcAGTGTCAAATTCACATAATTCAGAATATCAAAAACCATGAGGATACCATGCTGTCAAAATAACTTCAATTTTAAACTTACTAGTGAGTCTAGACAGTGAGATTCTTCAGGGATGActcatcttttttatttgtatcctcTGTGCTTTCCAGTGCCTGGAAGGAAGCTCAGTAAAGGGTTTTTAAATGAACAGAATATAATTAAGAGAAATCCAGTGCTTTTAGttataaatttcttatttcaGGGAGCTATTTATATGTTTAAACAGTTTTGTTTATCCTGGAGTTAccacctctttctttttctccattaaaaAGAGGTAAGAAACTTTAATAGCTGATAATGAAAAAGGGGCAGGtacaagggaaaaaaacaaagagaaggagcagggcaataaaaaaaaaataaataaataaaaactagggACTTCAATGTTCAGGGTATAGGAATGACTTATCAGTTGGACTACTTGTTTGATGGCAGTAGAAACCAATTCTGGGtaatgtaacaaaaaatattGGTTCATTTTAAAGTTCATGAGGTCTCCCTGGATCAAAGTGAAGTCGAGTTTGGGCGTGTTGgatcaagcctgtaatcctagcactctgggaggttgaggtgggtggattgcctgtggtCGTGAGT includes:
- the LOC128578416 gene encoding thymosin beta-11-like; amino-acid sequence: MSDKSNKAEIEKSDKSKLKTEMQKKSPLPFKEMMELEKRAGDS